One window of Acomys russatus chromosome 28, mAcoRus1.1, whole genome shotgun sequence genomic DNA carries:
- the Tmem271 gene encoding transmembrane protein 271 — MKWSVRGACAALSSCLLLACALSAAAVGLKCFSLGSELRGEPFRLGAAAGAFYSGLLLAAGLSLLGAALLCCGPREAPLAGSGSGPGPGLGVPASPAGAPEPSPGETRAAAGPSGPVNSQNLLLLGVLVFMLGVLSAFAGAVIDGDTVSLVERKYSHYCLPPRTPAAVPGSAPGSVAPGSGTPRTRSTLDSATSAKCRQLKDYQRGLVLSTVFNSLECLLGLLSLLLVKNYKSSQARRGRRARRRANRSLARPRGGPGLRAQPLASRTRRGRRGKRGRRLQPRPSEASILSPEESDFTTPGDCASFAAHHAVSYINVGVFHAFDEAGVEVCCGGHPSVELPGYAPSDPDLNASYPYCCRPPCEMARPWEPSRAC, encoded by the coding sequence ATGAAGTGGAGCGTCCGCGGGGCCTGCGCCGCgctttcctcctgccttctgctcGCCTGCGCGCTCAGCGCCGCCGCCGTCGGCCTCAAGTGCTTCTCGCTGGGCTCTGAGCTGCGGGGGGAGCCGTTCCGGCTAGGGGCGGCCGCCGGCGCCTTTTACTCGGGGTTGCTGTTGGCCGCCGGCCTCTCTCTGCTCGGCGCCGCCCTGCTGTGCTGCGGGCCCCGGGAGGCGCCCCTCGCCGGGTCAGGGTCAGGGCCGGGCCCGGGTCTCGGGGTCCCCGCATCTCCAGCGGGCGCTCCGGAGCCCTCTCCTGGAGAGACGCGGGCGGCTGCCGGGCCCTCGGGGCCGGTGAATAGCCAGAACCTGCTGCTCCTGGGCGTCCTGGTCTTCATGCTCGGGGTCCTCAGCGCTTTTGCGGGAGCAGTGATCGACGGCGACACGGTGTCCCTGGTGGAACGCAAGTACTCCCACTATTGCCTGCCCCCGCGCACGCCGGCCGCTGTCCCTGGCTCGGCCCCTGGCTCCGTAGCCCCGGGCTCCGGCACTCCACGCACCCGCAGCACCCTGGACAGCGCCACGTCCGCCAAATGCCGCCAGCTGAAGGACTACCAGCGCGGCCTGGTGCTCTCCACTGTATTCAACTCGCTCGAGTGCCTGCTGGGCCTGCTCAGCCTTCTGCTGGTCAAGAATTACAAGTCGTCGCAGGCCCGGCGCGGCCGGCGCGCCCGGCGGAGGGCAAACCGGTCTTTGGCGCGACCAAGGGGCGGACCTGGCCTCCGCGCTCAGCCGCTGGCTTCCCGAACCCGGCGCGGCCGCCGGGGCAAAAGGGGGCGGCGGCTGCAGCCACGGCCCAGCGAGGCCTCCATCCTATCCCCGGAGGAGTCCGACTTCACCACCCCAGGAGACTGCGCGAGCTTCGCAGCGCACCACGCTGTGTCCTACATCAACGTGGGCGTCTTCCACGCGTTTGACGAGGCGGGCGTGGAGGTGTGCTGTGGCGGGCACCCATCGGTGGAGCTGCCAGGGTACGCGCCCTCGGACCCCGACCTCAACGCCTCCTACCCCTATTGCTGCCGGCCGCCCTGTGAGATGGCGCGCCCTTGGGAGCCGAGCCGAGCCTGCTGA